In the Chloroflexia bacterium SDU3-3 genome, one interval contains:
- a CDS encoding DUF4938 domain-containing protein, translating into MPIQRIRMLCFDGPNIAGPRPGVLLHAIAPRDIGAALRNGLRNGVQRAGLTIAALQIASAPAPGGLATQVWFETPTPQLGAALLGYLLDGLDAHEAGDGGWDDDDQMLLLQERVAALRLPIGAIQAMAEASVRGIPTFQRADGQIQFGYGARGRAVALADLASGAGMAGPWRGAGGIPLVATCGAATLARGLADELARGGWRAVWATAASFDQCRALLANPDAEIAIIDLAPADMLARGLAFGSCALAALLGAPPRLDAALDADEPLRAAALPLLVAEQGAVNMQLPYVERLQPFLPSQIARAPSAEALGQVLAELVRQRWGSR; encoded by the coding sequence ATGCCCATCCAGCGCATCCGAATGCTGTGCTTCGACGGCCCCAACATCGCTGGCCCGCGCCCCGGCGTGCTGCTGCACGCCATCGCCCCGCGCGATATCGGCGCGGCGCTGCGCAACGGCCTGCGCAACGGCGTGCAGCGCGCTGGCCTCACCATCGCCGCGCTGCAGATCGCCAGCGCACCCGCGCCAGGCGGGCTGGCCACCCAGGTGTGGTTCGAGACGCCCACCCCGCAGCTGGGCGCGGCGCTGCTCGGCTACCTGCTCGACGGCCTGGATGCCCACGAGGCGGGCGACGGCGGCTGGGATGACGACGACCAGATGCTGCTGCTGCAGGAGCGCGTGGCGGCGCTGCGGCTGCCTATCGGCGCGATCCAGGCCATGGCCGAGGCCAGCGTGCGCGGCATCCCCACCTTTCAGCGCGCCGATGGGCAGATCCAGTTCGGCTATGGGGCGCGCGGGCGAGCCGTGGCGCTGGCCGACCTCGCGTCGGGCGCGGGGATGGCTGGCCCGTGGCGGGGGGCGGGGGGCATACCATTGGTGGCCACCTGCGGCGCGGCGACGCTCGCGCGCGGGCTGGCGGATGAACTGGCGCGAGGCGGCTGGCGGGCGGTCTGGGCCACGGCGGCCAGCTTCGACCAGTGCCGCGCCCTGCTGGCCAACCCCGACGCCGAGATCGCCATCATCGACCTGGCCCCCGCCGACATGCTCGCGCGGGGGCTGGCATTTGGCAGCTGCGCGCTGGCAGCGCTGCTCGGTGCGCCGCCCAGGCTGGATGCCGCGCTGGATGCCGACGAGCCGCTGCGGGCGGCGGCCCTACCGCTGCTGGTGGCCGAGCAGGGCGCGGTCAATATGCAGCTGCCCTATGTAGAGCGCCTACAGCCCTTCCTGCCCAGCCAGATCGCCCGCGCTCCCTCTGCCGAGGCGCTCGGCCAGGTGCTGGCCGAGCTGGTGCGCCAGCGCTGGGGAAGCCGCTAG
- a CDS encoding NAD-dependent epimerase/dehydratase family protein, whose protein sequence is MAGSGPLVALVVGGSGFLGSALVRTLLGRGWQVRVFDRKPCAVPGAAYVGGDILRPDELRAACAGVDAVFQCASVIEWRPGADRVLHEVNVVGNRNVIAACVAAGVPRLIYTSSIDVVFDGRPIRAGDERLPYPARFLDTYSRTKAAAEREVIAANGRGQLLTCAIRPVGIFGPDDHVRIPAIIQAARQGQLVRVRPEGSRYDHVYVDNVAHMHALAAERLLPGSPVAGQCYFATDGEPTPFIDFFAPYLATYGLALPARTIPFRLAYGFAAASELWARLWPRAPAGQPLTRYVIATLGNDCYVSYAKAARDLGYAPLVSRAEAIERTLAWLRAAYPAGLVA, encoded by the coding sequence ATGGCTGGGTCAGGCCCGCTGGTGGCGCTCGTGGTTGGCGGCAGCGGCTTCCTCGGCAGCGCGCTGGTGCGCACGCTGCTGGGGCGCGGCTGGCAGGTGCGCGTGTTCGACCGAAAGCCCTGCGCGGTGCCGGGCGCGGCGTATGTGGGCGGCGATATCCTGCGCCCCGACGAGCTGCGCGCGGCCTGCGCGGGGGTGGATGCGGTGTTCCAGTGCGCCTCGGTGATCGAGTGGCGGCCTGGGGCCGACCGCGTGCTGCACGAGGTGAATGTGGTGGGCAACCGCAACGTGATCGCGGCCTGCGTGGCGGCGGGGGTGCCGCGCCTGATCTATACCAGCTCGATCGATGTGGTGTTCGATGGCCGCCCCATCCGCGCTGGCGACGAGCGCCTGCCCTACCCGGCGCGCTTTCTCGACACCTACAGCCGCACCAAGGCCGCCGCCGAGCGCGAGGTGATCGCCGCCAATGGGCGCGGGCAGCTGCTCACCTGCGCCATCCGGCCAGTGGGCATCTTCGGCCCCGACGACCATGTGCGCATCCCCGCGATCATCCAGGCGGCCCGCCAGGGCCAGCTGGTGCGGGTTCGCCCCGAGGGTAGCCGCTACGACCACGTGTATGTGGACAATGTGGCGCACATGCATGCGCTGGCCGCCGAGCGGCTGCTGCCTGGCTCGCCGGTGGCAGGCCAGTGCTATTTTGCCACCGACGGCGAGCCGACGCCGTTTATCGACTTTTTCGCGCCCTACCTGGCGACCTATGGTCTGGCGTTGCCCGCGCGCACTATCCCCTTCCGGCTGGCCTACGGCTTCGCCGCCGCCAGCGAGCTGTGGGCGAGGCTGTGGCCGCGCGCGCCTGCGGGCCAGCCGCTGACGCGCTATGTGATCGCCACGCTGGGGAACGACTGCTATGTGTCGTACGCCAAGGCCGCGCGCGACCTGGGCTATGCCCCGCTGGTGAGCCGGGCCGAGGCCATAGAGCGCACGCTGGCCTGGCTGCGCGCTGCCTACCCGGCAGGCCTGGTGGCGTGA
- a CDS encoding universal stress protein, which yields MRILIYVGPAPSRELVLQICKPIVRQVATSLTLVTSACPSERELLYDAQRRLAPPAGMEVAQRALAETAQAAILAASREHAYDLVIFGRLQSTASRLMPESQSKATAQRLEPAVLRVHGSARPLRRVLVASGGDDHTFEDIAIAARLARPLGASVTLLHVMSPHSQLVSSFPQLFADALEEARTSEARVIRDAAQWLSSQGVPTQVKGRVGLVIDEIMAELRVGSYDLLVIGAHRAVSALDQIMLEDVTGDLLDISPLPVLLVK from the coding sequence ATGCGTATTCTGATTTACGTCGGCCCGGCACCGTCGCGCGAGCTGGTGCTGCAGATCTGCAAGCCCATCGTGCGGCAGGTCGCCACATCGCTCACCCTTGTCACCTCGGCCTGCCCCAGCGAGCGCGAGCTGCTGTACGATGCGCAGCGCCGCCTCGCGCCGCCCGCCGGGATGGAGGTGGCTCAGCGCGCGCTGGCCGAGACAGCCCAGGCGGCCATCCTTGCGGCCTCGCGCGAGCACGCCTACGACCTGGTGATCTTCGGGCGGCTGCAGAGCACGGCCAGCCGCCTGATGCCCGAGTCGCAGAGCAAGGCCACCGCCCAGCGGCTGGAGCCAGCGGTGCTGCGCGTGCACGGCTCGGCCCGCCCGCTGCGGCGCGTGCTGGTGGCCAGCGGCGGCGACGACCACACCTTTGAAGATATCGCGATCGCGGCCCGGCTGGCCCGCCCGCTGGGGGCCTCGGTGACGCTGCTGCACGTGATGTCGCCGCACTCACAGCTGGTCAGCAGCTTCCCACAGCTGTTCGCCGATGCGCTTGAGGAGGCCCGCACCAGCGAGGCGCGGGTGATCCGCGATGCCGCCCAGTGGCTCAGCAGCCAGGGCGTGCCCACCCAGGTCAAGGGCCGCGTGGGCCTGGTGATCGACGAGATCATGGCCGAGCTGCGGGTAGGCAGCTACGACCTGCTGGTGATCGGCGCGCACCGGGCGGTCAGCGCGCTCGACCAGATCATGCTGGAGGATGTGACGGGAGATCTGCTGGATATTAGCCCGCTGCCAGTGCTGCTGGTGAAGTAG
- a CDS encoding STAS domain-containing protein: MQTSPSSSTRPSDQLDLRSVALMRSFFVTMLVFAVVGATLPFATGLSMDVKSGLSAAIAVSAVPSMVGIWFLRRGAIRAAVWVVSLGLVLVASLVLAATGLAASGATLCIYAIPVVIAGVLLGGRGAVAIAAASVAGVLACVALERLGAPIVGLAAPSGDNTVGIVGGFVVVLAITAFCVGRFGGELRRSLASALEREHELAALSGSLEHKVAERTAALQHALDELAERSVAQQILLDELAEQRQVIDEMTLPILPVGRGMFVLPLIGALDGGRMQMAQQRALAVAGRGGARHLIVDVSGVPVIDTAVAQGLLALVASARLVGLQITLVGIRPEVAQALVSLGVDLAQVRTEADLESALAQLGR, encoded by the coding sequence ATGCAAACATCGCCTTCTTCATCAACACGCCCATCCGACCAGCTCGATCTGCGCTCGGTCGCGCTGATGCGCAGCTTCTTCGTCACCATGCTGGTCTTCGCGGTGGTGGGAGCCACCCTGCCCTTCGCTACCGGGCTGAGCATGGATGTGAAGTCCGGGCTCTCGGCGGCGATCGCGGTCAGCGCGGTCCCCTCTATGGTGGGTATCTGGTTCCTGCGCCGTGGCGCGATCCGCGCGGCGGTATGGGTGGTGAGCCTGGGGCTGGTGCTGGTGGCCTCGCTGGTGCTTGCCGCCACGGGCCTAGCCGCCAGCGGAGCGACCCTGTGCATCTACGCCATCCCTGTGGTGATCGCGGGGGTGCTGCTGGGCGGTCGCGGCGCGGTGGCGATCGCGGCGGCCAGCGTGGCGGGCGTGCTGGCGTGCGTGGCGCTTGAGCGGCTGGGCGCGCCGATCGTGGGGCTGGCCGCGCCCAGCGGCGATAACACCGTGGGCATTGTGGGCGGCTTTGTGGTGGTGCTGGCGATCACCGCGTTCTGCGTTGGCCGCTTCGGCGGCGAGCTGCGGCGGTCGCTGGCCAGCGCGCTAGAGCGCGAACACGAGCTGGCCGCGCTGAGCGGCTCGCTGGAGCACAAGGTGGCCGAGCGCACCGCAGCCCTTCAGCACGCCCTGGATGAGCTGGCCGAGCGCTCGGTCGCGCAGCAGATCCTGCTGGATGAGCTGGCCGAGCAGCGCCAGGTGATCGACGAGATGACCCTGCCGATCCTGCCCGTGGGCCGGGGCATGTTTGTGCTGCCGCTGATCGGCGCGCTGGATGGCGGGCGGATGCAGATGGCGCAGCAGCGCGCGTTGGCGGTGGCTGGGCGCGGCGGTGCGCGCCACCTGATCGTGGATGTGTCGGGCGTGCCGGTGATCGATACGGCGGTGGCCCAGGGCCTGCTCGCGCTGGTGGCGAGCGCGCGGCTGGTAGGCCTTCAGATCACGCTGGTGGGCATTCGCCCCGAGGTGGCGCAGGCCCTAGTCTCGCTGGGCGTGGATCTGGCCCAGGTGCGCACGGAGGCCGATCTTGAGAGTGCGCTGGCGCAGCTTGGACGTTAG
- a CDS encoding class I SAM-dependent methyltransferase — translation MMTYHDLHAPMIPAIAALLQARPAACERPWVLDLASGAGEKLGLIRAAYGPGARVIALDVDAGALRGLGPGALAADAHALPLAEGSLDVAVCIAAFGLFARPALAARELHRVLRPGGAALVITAEQRWAAVTRWPGALAGHVGAALPQAHPDHAAPAQALAVAGGFAGHRAYALAADLAPEPHAAALALLGWAEIAPLLAAPLPPALAAACDLAQREAEIELIEVLLAAWLLRGAGAICNS, via the coding sequence ATGATGACCTACCACGATCTGCACGCGCCGATGATACCAGCCATCGCCGCCCTGCTGCAAGCGCGCCCTGCGGCCTGCGAGCGCCCGTGGGTGCTGGATCTGGCCAGCGGCGCAGGCGAGAAGCTGGGCCTGATCCGTGCGGCCTATGGCCCTGGCGCGCGTGTGATCGCGCTGGATGTGGATGCGGGCGCGCTGCGTGGCCTTGGCCCAGGCGCGCTGGCCGCCGACGCCCACGCGCTGCCGCTGGCCGAGGGCAGCCTGGATGTGGCGGTGTGCATCGCCGCGTTTGGCCTATTTGCCCGGCCCGCCCTGGCGGCGCGCGAGCTGCACCGCGTGCTGCGGCCTGGCGGCGCAGCGCTGGTGATCACCGCCGAGCAGCGCTGGGCCGCTGTCACGCGCTGGCCTGGGGCGCTGGCGGGGCACGTGGGCGCGGCGCTGCCCCAGGCCCACCCCGACCACGCCGCGCCAGCCCAGGCCCTAGCCGTGGCGGGCGGCTTCGCCGGCCACCGGGCCTACGCGCTGGCTGCTGATCTGGCCCCCGAGCCGCACGCGGCGGCGCTGGCCCTGCTGGGCTGGGCCGAGATCGCCCCGCTGCTGGCCGCCCCGCTGCCGCCAGCGCTGGCCGCCGCCTGCGATCTGGCCCAGCGGGAAGCCGAGATCGAGCTGATCGAGGTGCTGCTGGCCGCCTGGCTTCTTCGGGGCGCAGGCGCGATTTGCAATTCCTAA
- the def gene encoding peptide deformylase: MALRRILRIDDPNDNKVLKSRSHPVKLPNPALRALAEDMFETMEAANGAGLAAPQIGLLQRMAVIGFGQKTATLPDGSEVVTRPAAHYVLINPQIVKASPVKEKIMDGCLSLPGWYGEVERATWVTVDYLDLDGRPQRIRKATGMLSWALQHEIDHLNGVLFTEHLRDLSTLKFYGTEEDA, from the coding sequence ATGGCCCTGCGCCGGATTCTGCGGATCGATGACCCCAACGACAATAAGGTGCTGAAGTCGCGCTCGCACCCGGTGAAGCTGCCCAACCCCGCGCTGCGCGCGCTGGCCGAGGATATGTTCGAGACCATGGAGGCTGCCAACGGCGCTGGCCTCGCCGCCCCGCAGATCGGCCTGCTGCAGCGCATGGCCGTGATCGGCTTTGGCCAGAAGACCGCCACGCTGCCCGATGGCAGCGAGGTGGTGACCCGGCCTGCGGCGCACTACGTGCTGATCAACCCACAGATCGTGAAGGCCAGCCCGGTCAAAGAGAAGATCATGGATGGCTGCCTGAGCCTGCCCGGCTGGTATGGCGAGGTGGAGCGTGCCACCTGGGTGACGGTGGACTACCTCGATCTGGATGGCCGCCCGCAGCGCATCCGCAAGGCCACCGGCATGCTCTCCTGGGCGCTCCAGCACGAGATCGATCACCTGAACGGCGTGCTGTTCACCGAGCACCTGCGCGATCTTTCCACGCTCAAGTTTTACGGCACTGAAGAGGATGCCTAG